One Labrus mixtus chromosome 12, fLabMix1.1, whole genome shotgun sequence DNA segment encodes these proteins:
- the mideasa gene encoding mitotic deacetylase associated SANT domain protein a isoform X2, whose amino-acid sequence MSLPPQVNTDKSGKHRGAAMKEPVQHSGEVYYGMGPPALESSNSASSSGVYNPEKGPQSVPHYQQAAPVKWMHQDAVQAPGWSQEAPVSNWGQNFDPYMSGVNVRSQMAFHKGVHEAVALPMGGENQLPGPVEAYREAAPAPAQGRGLEWEQHTAAVMHQAQLQAYQQAHKGVELPGQSHVAPHALQGSMLQPFQATFRPSKQQFPSGHYAVFPGNKAVPGLAYSEQPQKQRMLQQMRQQQQQQQQQMFQQHQLQLQQQQQIQQQQHHQFQQHQIQLQQQKQMQQQYHQQQLQERQQHIQHIQQQQQQQQMHLNAPQQDTAQLQVQPKQQQNQNLVTFQPPEPRPLDAAAKKEAVKAAEQQEPEAKASDVTAEPDPGPEKVPTNPAEPSNASLAAPRRSRRLSRDGQSPLGPPSTNVWSQASKEPQQPQNGVRAGESQVTTGGVIQITSRRRRASKEINLETLAQKASEMEPANTAKQEDGSPGRQASIVPLVIPVSVPVHRSHTDPQGGPAQGRLVKGERSAGQSERKPSVIVARRRSRRNSMNDRESFGQDGDDQSQDEDGKPKLKRRPRPEPLIIPPHKPSTFIPPSLYSTITSYQSNLRSPVRLPDNPLTLPPYTPPPILSPVREGSGLYFSTFLTNIASNQILPPPPTPKPASRSLLRTASSDITPPVLPLITDATPVCLEPRINIGLRYQAEIPELKDQLSSQLDQHKADLVWLPVEPESNLKPGDPERVLDLMNMACSSVLRGGGTNQELVLHCLHECGGDFLETLGRLMLQAPVFSTGHHLAGYHYSGSDCWTAEEKRYFNKGISAYRKDFLMVQKLVQTKTVAQCVEFYYTYKKQVKIGRNGILTFGPPDSPGEKHNEAVVDIKSSQQSKLNQGEGDGDDKKTVSYDLESSHQARVAQSLQAHDYAGSMVMIKEQDTVNKDLHHPAASHRPRAEPAAKKPKAPAKPPPDPDAVFPCKKCGRVFYKVKSRSAHMKSHAEQEKKAAALRLKEKEEQAAAESRARKAAAAAAAAMAAHHQRGNGVTEQAEVSSHEDSPEGEDDDDDEDWH is encoded by the exons ATGAGTCTTCCTCCTCAAGTGAATACTGACAAGAGCGGCAAGCATCGCGGTGCAGCCATGAAAGAGCCTGTGCAGCACTCAGGGGAGGTTTATTATGGTATGGGACCTCCGGCTTTAGAGTCGAGTAACTCTGCCAGCAGCTCTGGAGTTTATAACCCGGAGAAAGGGCCCCAGAGTGTGCCGCACTATCAACAGGCTGCCCCCGTAAAGTGGATGCACCAGGACGCCGTGCAGGCCCCCGGCTGGTCCCAGGAAGCTCCCGTGTCAAACTGGGGGCAGAACTTTGACCCGTACATGAGTGGCGTGAACGTCAGGAGTCAGATGGCGTTCCACAAAGGGGTCCACGAGGCTGTCGCCCTGCCGATGGGGGGAGAAAATCAACTTCCAGGGCCGGTGGAGGCCTACAGGGAAGCGGCCCCGGCTCCAGCTCAGGGGAGGGGGCTGGAGTGGGAGCAGCACACTGCAGCTGTAATGCACCAGGCTCAGCTGCAAGCCTACCAGCAAGCTCATAAAGGTGTGGAGCTGCCAGGCCAGTCCCATGTGGCCCCCCATGCTCTGCAGGGGTCCATGCTGCAGCCTTTCCAGGCAACTTTCAGGCCCAGCAAGCAACAGTTTCCATCTGGTCATTACGCCGTTTTCCCCGGCAATAAGGCGGTGCCGGGCTTGGCGTACAGCGAGCAGCCTCAGAAGCAGCGTATGCTTCAACAGATGcggcagcaacagcagcagcagcagcaacagatgTTTCAACAGCATCAGCTCCAGttgcaacagcagcagcaaatccagcagcagcagcatcaccaATTCCAACAGCATCAAATACAACTGCAACAACAGAAGCAAATGCAACAACAGTatcaccagcagcagctgcaggagcgGCAGCAGCACATTCAGcacattcagcagcagcagcagcagcagcaaatgCATCTAAATGCACCACAACAAGACACAGCTCAGCTTCAGGTGCaaccaaaacagcaacaaaaccaaaacctTGTGACTTTCCAGCCACCAGAGCCTCGACCTCTTGATGCTGCAGCGAAAAAGGAAGCTGTCAAAGCAGCTGAGCAGCAGGAACCAGAAGCTAAAGCCAGTGATGTGACAGCTGAACCCGATCCAGGCCCTGAAAAGGTTCCAACGAATCCCGCAGAGCCCTCAAATGCATCTCTGGCTGCACCGCGGCGCTCACGTCGCCTCTCCAGAGATGGACAGTCCCCACTGGGTCCTCCTTCCACAAATGTCTGGTCTCAAGCGTCCAAAGAGCCTCAACAGCCCCAAAACGGAgtaagagcaggagagagccaAGTGACGACAGGAGGAGTCATCCAGATcaccagcaggaggaggagggcgtcCAAGGAGATCAACCTGGAGACTCTGGCCCAGAAGGCGTCGGAAATGGAGCCTGCGAACACGGCAAAG CAGGAGGACGGTTCTCCTGGCAGACAGGCCTCTATAGTCCCTCTGGTTATCCCCGTGTCCGTGCCGGTGCACAGGAGTCACACGGATCCTCAGGGCGGCCCGGCTCAGGGGAGACTTGTTAAGGGTGAGCGGTCTGCTGGACAGTCTGAAAGGAAACCGTCTGTCATCGTGGCTCGGCGGAGATCACGCAGAAACTCCATGAACGACAGAGAGAGTTTTGGTCAG GACGGGGACGATCAAAGTCAAGACGAGGATGGGAAACCCAAACTGAAGCGAAGACCTCGCCCGGAGCCTCTCATCATCCCTCCGCACAaaccctccaccttcatccctccatccctctacTCCACCATCACTTCCTACCAGAGCAACCTGCGCTCTCCGGTTCGCCTGCCGGACAACCCCCTCACACTGCCCCCTTACACGCCTCCGCCCATCCTGTCTCCTGTACGAGAAGGTTCAGGACTCTACTTCTCCACCTTTCTGACCAACATTGCGAGCAACCAGATCCTGCCCCCGCCACCTACACCGAAGCCTGCCTCACGCAGTCTGCTGCGCACTG CAAGTTCAGATATCACACCTCCTGTTCTGCCGTTGATCACTGATGCTACACCCGTTTGCCTGGAACC ACGTATCAACATCGGGCTACGGTACCAGGCAGAAATCCCTGAGTTGAAAGATCAACTGTCCTCCCAGTTAGACCAGCACAAGGCCGACCTGGTCTGGCTCCCTGTGGAACCAGAGTCAAACCTCAAACCTGGTGATCCAGAGAGGG ttttagATTTGATGAACATGGCTTGCTCCAGTGTGCTCAGAGGCGGAGGAACCAATCAGGAACTGGTTTTGCACTGTTTACATGAATGTGGAGGTGATTTCTTG GAAACGCTTGGACGTTTGATGCTGCAGGCCCCAGTTTTCTCCACAGGCCATCACCTGGCAGGTTATCACTACTCAG GCTCTGACTGCTGGACCGCAGAGGAGAAGCGCTACTTCAATAAGGGGATCTCTGCGTACAGGAAGGACTTCCTCATGGTGCAGAAACTG GTGCAAACAaagactgtggctcagtgtgtAGAATTCTACTACACGTACAAAAAACAGGTGAAGATCGGACGTAACGGGATTCTCACCTTCGGCCCCCCAGATTCCCCTGGGGAGAAGCACAACGAGGCCGTGGTGGACATTAAG AGTTCACAGCAGTCCAAACTTAATCAaggggagggagatggagaCGACAAGAAGACGGTTTCCTATGACCTCGAGAGCAGTCATCAAGCCAGGGTTGCACAGTCACTACAAGCTCACGACTAT GCAGGATCGATGGTGATGATCAAAGAGCAGGACACTGTAAACAAAGACCTTCACCATCCAGCAGCGTCTCACAGGCCTCGAGCTGAGCCTGCAGCCAAGAAGCCAAAAGCACCGGCAAAACCACCTCCAGATCCTGACGCTGTATTTCCATGCAAGAAATGTGGAAG GGTGTTTTACAAGGTAAAGAGTCGAAGTGCTCACATGAAGAGTCACGCCGAGCAAGAGAAGAAGGCTGCAGCGCTGCGtttgaaggagaaggaggagcaggCGGCGGCCGAATCACGAGCCAGgaaggcggcggcggcggcggcggcggcgatGGCGGCACATCATCAGAGAGGAAACGGAGTGACGGAGCAGGCCGAGGTCAGCAGCCACGAGGACTCCCCTGAGggagaggatgatgatgatgatgaagactgGCACTGA
- the mideasa gene encoding mitotic deacetylase associated SANT domain protein a isoform X1 — MSLPPQVNTDKSGKHRGAAMKEPVQHSGEVYYGMGPPALESSNSASSSGVYNPEKGPQSVPHYQQAAPVKWMHQDAVQAPGWSQEAPVSNWGQNFDPYMSGVNVRSQMAFHKGVHEAVALPMGGENQLPGPVEAYREAAPAPAQGRGLEWEQHTAAVMHQAQLQAYQQAHKGVELPGQSHVAPHALQGSMLQPFQATFRPSKQQFPSGHYAVFPGNKAVPGLAYSEQPQKQRMLQQMRQQQQQQQQQMFQQHQLQLQQQQQIQQQQHHQFQQHQIQLQQQKQMQQQYHQQQLQERQQHIQHIQQQQQQQQMHLNAPQQDTAQLQVQPKQQQNQNLVTFQPPEPRPLDAAAKKEAVKAAEQQEPEAKASDVTAEPDPGPEKVPTNPAEPSNASLAAPRRSRRLSRDGQSPLGPPSTNVWSQASKEPQQPQNGVRAGESQVTTGGVIQITSRRRRASKEINLETLAQKASEMEPANTAKVPQQEDGSPGRQASIVPLVIPVSVPVHRSHTDPQGGPAQGRLVKGERSAGQSERKPSVIVARRRSRRNSMNDRESFGQDGDDQSQDEDGKPKLKRRPRPEPLIIPPHKPSTFIPPSLYSTITSYQSNLRSPVRLPDNPLTLPPYTPPPILSPVREGSGLYFSTFLTNIASNQILPPPPTPKPASRSLLRTASSDITPPVLPLITDATPVCLEPRINIGLRYQAEIPELKDQLSSQLDQHKADLVWLPVEPESNLKPGDPERVLDLMNMACSSVLRGGGTNQELVLHCLHECGGDFLETLGRLMLQAPVFSTGHHLAGYHYSGSDCWTAEEKRYFNKGISAYRKDFLMVQKLVQTKTVAQCVEFYYTYKKQVKIGRNGILTFGPPDSPGEKHNEAVVDIKSSQQSKLNQGEGDGDDKKTVSYDLESSHQARVAQSLQAHDYAGSMVMIKEQDTVNKDLHHPAASHRPRAEPAAKKPKAPAKPPPDPDAVFPCKKCGRVFYKVKSRSAHMKSHAEQEKKAAALRLKEKEEQAAAESRARKAAAAAAAAMAAHHQRGNGVTEQAEVSSHEDSPEGEDDDDDEDWH, encoded by the exons ATGAGTCTTCCTCCTCAAGTGAATACTGACAAGAGCGGCAAGCATCGCGGTGCAGCCATGAAAGAGCCTGTGCAGCACTCAGGGGAGGTTTATTATGGTATGGGACCTCCGGCTTTAGAGTCGAGTAACTCTGCCAGCAGCTCTGGAGTTTATAACCCGGAGAAAGGGCCCCAGAGTGTGCCGCACTATCAACAGGCTGCCCCCGTAAAGTGGATGCACCAGGACGCCGTGCAGGCCCCCGGCTGGTCCCAGGAAGCTCCCGTGTCAAACTGGGGGCAGAACTTTGACCCGTACATGAGTGGCGTGAACGTCAGGAGTCAGATGGCGTTCCACAAAGGGGTCCACGAGGCTGTCGCCCTGCCGATGGGGGGAGAAAATCAACTTCCAGGGCCGGTGGAGGCCTACAGGGAAGCGGCCCCGGCTCCAGCTCAGGGGAGGGGGCTGGAGTGGGAGCAGCACACTGCAGCTGTAATGCACCAGGCTCAGCTGCAAGCCTACCAGCAAGCTCATAAAGGTGTGGAGCTGCCAGGCCAGTCCCATGTGGCCCCCCATGCTCTGCAGGGGTCCATGCTGCAGCCTTTCCAGGCAACTTTCAGGCCCAGCAAGCAACAGTTTCCATCTGGTCATTACGCCGTTTTCCCCGGCAATAAGGCGGTGCCGGGCTTGGCGTACAGCGAGCAGCCTCAGAAGCAGCGTATGCTTCAACAGATGcggcagcaacagcagcagcagcagcaacagatgTTTCAACAGCATCAGCTCCAGttgcaacagcagcagcaaatccagcagcagcagcatcaccaATTCCAACAGCATCAAATACAACTGCAACAACAGAAGCAAATGCAACAACAGTatcaccagcagcagctgcaggagcgGCAGCAGCACATTCAGcacattcagcagcagcagcagcagcagcaaatgCATCTAAATGCACCACAACAAGACACAGCTCAGCTTCAGGTGCaaccaaaacagcaacaaaaccaaaacctTGTGACTTTCCAGCCACCAGAGCCTCGACCTCTTGATGCTGCAGCGAAAAAGGAAGCTGTCAAAGCAGCTGAGCAGCAGGAACCAGAAGCTAAAGCCAGTGATGTGACAGCTGAACCCGATCCAGGCCCTGAAAAGGTTCCAACGAATCCCGCAGAGCCCTCAAATGCATCTCTGGCTGCACCGCGGCGCTCACGTCGCCTCTCCAGAGATGGACAGTCCCCACTGGGTCCTCCTTCCACAAATGTCTGGTCTCAAGCGTCCAAAGAGCCTCAACAGCCCCAAAACGGAgtaagagcaggagagagccaAGTGACGACAGGAGGAGTCATCCAGATcaccagcaggaggaggagggcgtcCAAGGAGATCAACCTGGAGACTCTGGCCCAGAAGGCGTCGGAAATGGAGCCTGCGAACACGGCAAAG GTGCCTCAGCAGGAGGACGGTTCTCCTGGCAGACAGGCCTCTATAGTCCCTCTGGTTATCCCCGTGTCCGTGCCGGTGCACAGGAGTCACACGGATCCTCAGGGCGGCCCGGCTCAGGGGAGACTTGTTAAGGGTGAGCGGTCTGCTGGACAGTCTGAAAGGAAACCGTCTGTCATCGTGGCTCGGCGGAGATCACGCAGAAACTCCATGAACGACAGAGAGAGTTTTGGTCAG GACGGGGACGATCAAAGTCAAGACGAGGATGGGAAACCCAAACTGAAGCGAAGACCTCGCCCGGAGCCTCTCATCATCCCTCCGCACAaaccctccaccttcatccctccatccctctacTCCACCATCACTTCCTACCAGAGCAACCTGCGCTCTCCGGTTCGCCTGCCGGACAACCCCCTCACACTGCCCCCTTACACGCCTCCGCCCATCCTGTCTCCTGTACGAGAAGGTTCAGGACTCTACTTCTCCACCTTTCTGACCAACATTGCGAGCAACCAGATCCTGCCCCCGCCACCTACACCGAAGCCTGCCTCACGCAGTCTGCTGCGCACTG CAAGTTCAGATATCACACCTCCTGTTCTGCCGTTGATCACTGATGCTACACCCGTTTGCCTGGAACC ACGTATCAACATCGGGCTACGGTACCAGGCAGAAATCCCTGAGTTGAAAGATCAACTGTCCTCCCAGTTAGACCAGCACAAGGCCGACCTGGTCTGGCTCCCTGTGGAACCAGAGTCAAACCTCAAACCTGGTGATCCAGAGAGGG ttttagATTTGATGAACATGGCTTGCTCCAGTGTGCTCAGAGGCGGAGGAACCAATCAGGAACTGGTTTTGCACTGTTTACATGAATGTGGAGGTGATTTCTTG GAAACGCTTGGACGTTTGATGCTGCAGGCCCCAGTTTTCTCCACAGGCCATCACCTGGCAGGTTATCACTACTCAG GCTCTGACTGCTGGACCGCAGAGGAGAAGCGCTACTTCAATAAGGGGATCTCTGCGTACAGGAAGGACTTCCTCATGGTGCAGAAACTG GTGCAAACAaagactgtggctcagtgtgtAGAATTCTACTACACGTACAAAAAACAGGTGAAGATCGGACGTAACGGGATTCTCACCTTCGGCCCCCCAGATTCCCCTGGGGAGAAGCACAACGAGGCCGTGGTGGACATTAAG AGTTCACAGCAGTCCAAACTTAATCAaggggagggagatggagaCGACAAGAAGACGGTTTCCTATGACCTCGAGAGCAGTCATCAAGCCAGGGTTGCACAGTCACTACAAGCTCACGACTAT GCAGGATCGATGGTGATGATCAAAGAGCAGGACACTGTAAACAAAGACCTTCACCATCCAGCAGCGTCTCACAGGCCTCGAGCTGAGCCTGCAGCCAAGAAGCCAAAAGCACCGGCAAAACCACCTCCAGATCCTGACGCTGTATTTCCATGCAAGAAATGTGGAAG GGTGTTTTACAAGGTAAAGAGTCGAAGTGCTCACATGAAGAGTCACGCCGAGCAAGAGAAGAAGGCTGCAGCGCTGCGtttgaaggagaaggaggagcaggCGGCGGCCGAATCACGAGCCAGgaaggcggcggcggcggcggcggcggcgatGGCGGCACATCATCAGAGAGGAAACGGAGTGACGGAGCAGGCCGAGGTCAGCAGCCACGAGGACTCCCCTGAGggagaggatgatgatgatgatgaagactgGCACTGA